GTAAGGTTTCTCTGCACCGGTTACTTGTCATCGTGTTGGATAATGACCAACCCACTACATAACGACTGTAAAGGTCTATAATAGCACATAAATACAAATACCCTCCCTGAACTGGAATGTAGGTAATATCCATTGCCCACACTTGATTGGAATGTCTAATCTTTAACTTACTCAACAGGTACTTATAGATTCTATGCAAAGCCCCTTTACCTCTTTTGGAAGTATTAGGATTGGGGCCAACGGCAGACAACCCCATGAGTCTGTAAAGGCGTTCTATGCGCTTTTTGTTGATCTTATAACCCTTATCCATATTGAGCCAAGTAGTTATACGAGGAACTCCAAGCCATGGGTGAAGCAGATGCTCCTCATCTATCAATCTCATGATCTCCAGATTCAATGAACTCTCTCCCTTTGGAATGTAATACACACTACTACGATGAATTTGTAATAAATCACATTGCTTTACAATAGACAGCTTACTTGCCTTGTCAACCTGTTCTTTACGCTGTTTTGAACTCTTATTCATGACAAGGCTTTCTTTAAAAAATCAATCTCCATCTTTTGCTGACC
This window of the Flavobacteriaceae bacterium genome carries:
- a CDS encoding IS3 family transposase; the encoded protein is MNKSSKQRKEQVDKASKLSIVKQCDLLQIHRSSVYYIPKGESSLNLEIMRLIDEEHLLHPWLGVPRITTWLNMDKGYKINKKRIERLYRLMGLSAVGPNPNTSKRGKGALHRIYKYLLSKLKIRHSNQVWAMDITYIPVQGGYLYLCAIIDLYSRYVVGWSLSNTMTSNRCRETLQEAIEKHGKPEILNTDKGSQFTAYEFCHWVTHPDRAIKLSMDGKGRAIDNIFIERLWRSVKYEHVYLFPASDGRECYRGLKEYFEYYNTQRIHQSIGNQHPQTIYQQTLKIAA